A DNA window from Paenibacillus sp. HWE-109 contains the following coding sequences:
- a CDS encoding LLM class flavin-dependent oxidoreductase, protein MSTTNRRMILNLMLHNAGSHRGAWRHASTKVEEIHDIKHFQRLAQKAEAARIDSLFLADGLSVEVKAVQHGPIFGFEPLTLLSAIAAVTENIGLIATMSTSFNEPYNVARLFASLDHISGGRAGWNMVTTGVQRTAHNFGMEQLPSHSHRYARAQEFADVVLKLWDSWEEDALVQDKVSGIYANANKVHDIHHQGTYFTVRGALNIMRPPQGRPILVQAGASDEGKNLAARYAELIFTVQHTIEEARLFYQDVKARTAKEGRSPDSIKILPGLHVIVGATEAEAREKASELSELGSIERSVMSLSNLLGIDFSVYALDDPFPELPESTQVNAYQTFYQMVLNIVQKEKLTLREFLTKHWIGNGQLCIAGTAEQIADVMEEWYTTGAADGFSVMPQLSFGGVEDFLNLVVPELQRRGLFPESYAGGTLRENLGL, encoded by the coding sequence ATGAGTACAACAAACCGAAGAATGATTCTGAATCTCATGCTGCACAATGCCGGATCGCATCGGGGAGCATGGCGTCATGCGAGCACCAAAGTTGAGGAGATCCATGACATCAAGCATTTCCAGCGGCTGGCGCAAAAGGCGGAAGCTGCACGAATTGATTCGCTTTTTCTGGCGGATGGCTTGTCGGTTGAAGTCAAAGCTGTTCAGCATGGCCCCATATTTGGCTTTGAACCGTTAACGTTATTATCGGCTATTGCGGCGGTGACAGAGAACATTGGATTAATCGCAACCATGTCTACGAGCTTCAATGAACCGTATAATGTGGCGAGATTATTCGCATCGTTAGATCATATTAGCGGAGGGCGCGCGGGGTGGAATATGGTGACGACAGGGGTGCAGCGAACAGCGCATAACTTCGGGATGGAGCAGCTGCCGTCGCATTCTCATCGCTACGCTAGGGCGCAGGAATTTGCCGATGTTGTACTCAAACTGTGGGATAGCTGGGAAGAAGATGCCCTTGTTCAAGATAAGGTGTCGGGAATTTATGCGAATGCCAATAAGGTCCATGATATTCATCATCAAGGTACTTACTTTACGGTGCGAGGTGCTCTTAACATTATGCGTCCGCCGCAAGGCAGGCCAATTCTTGTGCAGGCAGGCGCTTCTGACGAAGGGAAGAATTTGGCTGCGCGCTATGCCGAGCTTATCTTTACGGTTCAGCATACAATTGAGGAGGCTAGGCTTTTTTATCAAGATGTGAAAGCAAGGACGGCGAAGGAGGGGCGCTCTCCCGACAGCATCAAAATTTTGCCCGGTTTGCATGTTATCGTGGGAGCAACGGAAGCTGAAGCCAGGGAAAAGGCAAGCGAACTAAGTGAGCTGGGCTCCATCGAACGTTCCGTGATGTCCCTGTCCAACCTGCTGGGGATCGACTTTTCGGTGTATGCGCTCGATGACCCTTTCCCTGAACTGCCGGAATCAACCCAAGTCAATGCGTATCAAACTTTCTATCAAATGGTGCTTAACATTGTGCAAAAGGAGAAGCTGACGCTGCGGGAGTTTTTGACGAAACATTGGATCGGCAATGGTCAGCTCTGCATAGCAGGCACGGCTGAGCAAATAGCCGACGTGATGGAGGAATGGTATACGACCGGTGCGGCGGATGGCTTTAGTGTGATGCCTCAGCTGTCTTTTGGAGGCGTGGAGGATTTTCTGAACCTAGTCGTGCCGGAATTGCAGCGAAGAGGCTTGTTCCCGGAATCCTATGCGGGCGGTACATTGCGTGAGAATTTAGGTCTATAA
- a CDS encoding sulfurtransferase yields MTIQNKSEQSEYPNQHLLVDAQWVKDNSSNPDIVVLDTRTQGYESGHIPGAISLPVKVVKDAERPAFAAPEITQRELEKRGVSRDTTIIVYDDGAGVFATRIFYVLEYFGLRDRVKLLHGGYTAWLAAGNAVSTQAAEVAEGRINLVAQDQLVVTKERIQKGVDNAILLDARSALEYTGADQRTNRKGGHIKGAVHKEWKDALSAADGNGVVHFKKYTTLKQEFETLGVRPDHTIIPYCQSNQRGAHTYFILRLMGYPDIRPYEGSWDEWGNDEHTECVL; encoded by the coding sequence ATGACCATTCAGAACAAGTCCGAACAGTCCGAATATCCCAACCAACACTTGCTGGTCGATGCCCAGTGGGTGAAAGATAACAGCAGCAACCCAGATATCGTTGTTTTGGATACGCGAACGCAAGGCTATGAATCCGGGCATATCCCTGGAGCTATCAGTTTGCCTGTGAAGGTAGTAAAGGATGCAGAGCGTCCTGCCTTCGCTGCTCCAGAGATAACTCAACGCGAACTTGAGAAACGCGGAGTTAGTAGGGATACAACGATTATCGTTTACGACGATGGAGCGGGTGTATTTGCGACGCGCATTTTCTATGTGCTGGAATATTTCGGACTGAGGGATCGCGTGAAATTGCTGCACGGCGGTTACACGGCTTGGCTTGCAGCAGGCAACGCGGTGTCGACACAAGCTGCAGAGGTGGCAGAAGGAAGGATTAATCTGGTTGCTCAAGATCAGCTAGTCGTTACCAAAGAGCGTATACAAAAGGGTGTGGATAACGCCATTCTATTGGATGCTCGCTCAGCGCTCGAGTATACGGGAGCCGATCAGCGTACGAACCGGAAGGGCGGCCATATCAAGGGCGCGGTCCATAAAGAGTGGAAGGATGCGCTAAGCGCTGCCGACGGCAACGGTGTTGTACATTTCAAGAAGTACACAACATTAAAACAAGAGTTTGAAACGCTTGGCGTGCGACCTGACCACACGATTATTCCTTATTGCCAATCGAATCAGCGGGGAGCGCATACGTATTTTATTTTACGATTAATGGGTTATCCAGATATTCGCCCCTATGAGGGTTCGTGGGATGAGTGGGGAAATGACGAGCATACGGAATGTGTCCTTTAA
- a CDS encoding thioredoxin family protein, with protein sequence MSIQKVTGISQERRERAFREALTYPQFIESAQVNVDRLQDNYDHYVLSEQELAYFAGLAEPVHVLVLAHDWCGDVVANLPLFAKIEQVTGKLKLHILLRDPDNQDIAAAYLQEDGKNHIPTYVFFDEAGEELGVFIERPDVITARIRDWKEEFWEQHPQWQGRDLALAELDEDVRRAFLNYLKEQRPKERNQEQTAIIEFLRTILN encoded by the coding sequence ATGAGTATTCAAAAAGTAACGGGCATTTCGCAAGAACGCAGGGAAAGAGCGTTTAGGGAAGCTTTGACGTACCCGCAATTTATTGAAAGTGCCCAAGTAAATGTCGACAGGCTGCAAGACAATTACGATCATTATGTCTTAAGCGAGCAGGAGCTTGCTTATTTCGCAGGGCTTGCCGAGCCTGTTCATGTGCTGGTTTTGGCTCATGACTGGTGTGGAGATGTCGTTGCTAATTTGCCGCTGTTTGCCAAGATTGAACAAGTGACAGGCAAGCTGAAGCTGCATATTTTGCTGCGTGACCCGGATAACCAAGATATTGCCGCCGCTTATTTGCAAGAGGATGGAAAAAATCATATTCCTACGTATGTCTTTTTTGATGAAGCGGGGGAGGAACTTGGGGTATTTATTGAACGCCCTGATGTGATAACGGCTCGTATTCGTGATTGGAAAGAAGAATTCTGGGAGCAGCATCCGCAGTGGCAGGGAAGGGATCTAGCTCTTGCTGAATTAGATGAAGATGTGCGCAGAGCTTTTCTTAATTATTTGAAAGAGCAGCGACCCAAAGAACGAAACCAGGAGCAAACGGCTATTATTGAATTCTTGCGCACGATTCTTAACTAG
- the argH gene encoding argininosuccinate lyase, giving the protein MPNQAAPALDQNHAFPGKTYAEVVLSPAYDHAKEQLLSPMLDIHRAHLIMLREQSLIDEQDADAIGRALQALDAERLRASSYTGEFEDLFFEVEQELHLLAGEAAGNLHIGRSRNDMGIAIYRLTLREKLLHTLESALFLEEHLLQFARSHVDTIMIGYTHTQQAQPTTLGHYTAAVSDSLSRDIRRLQSAYANCNRSSMGAAALTTSGFPLNRQRMAKLLAFDGLIENAYDAVSGADYVGEIATGVQLAAINLGRFIQELLLWSTQEFAVLQVAAPYVQISSIMPQKRNPVSIEHMRSLLSSCVGLTQTVLSMIHNTPFGDIVDTEDDMQPYAWKSLAVLSSVYRLLANVIATLSINKEALEARAEASFSTVTELADTLVREEKLSFRTAHHIVSASVRKALANGNDKRFLTLGVLNESALEVIGRKLSFNEEKLALALNAKHFVQVRTLIGGPNANEVERALNGQTQRLNNDKAWLTDKRRAIRAAQENVERELQKLFL; this is encoded by the coding sequence ATGCCTAATCAAGCAGCTCCGGCATTAGATCAGAATCATGCTTTTCCAGGAAAGACGTATGCGGAAGTGGTGTTAAGCCCTGCCTATGACCACGCCAAAGAGCAGTTGCTAAGCCCAATGCTGGATATTCACAGAGCCCATTTGATTATGCTTCGCGAGCAGTCGTTAATTGATGAACAAGATGCCGACGCCATTGGACGCGCTCTGCAAGCGTTAGATGCCGAGCGGCTTCGCGCATCTTCCTATACGGGGGAATTTGAGGATCTATTCTTTGAAGTGGAGCAGGAGCTTCACTTGTTGGCCGGCGAAGCGGCAGGCAATCTGCACATCGGGCGCAGCCGCAATGATATGGGGATCGCGATTTATCGGCTCACGCTGAGAGAAAAGCTGCTGCATACGTTGGAATCTGCCTTATTTCTGGAAGAGCATCTGCTGCAGTTTGCGCGTTCGCATGTGGATACGATCATGATCGGCTATACGCATACGCAGCAAGCTCAGCCAACAACGTTAGGCCACTATACGGCAGCTGTATCGGATAGTTTAAGTCGCGATATCCGCCGATTGCAAAGTGCGTATGCGAATTGCAATCGCAGCAGCATGGGAGCGGCAGCGTTAACGACATCCGGATTTCCGCTGAACAGGCAGCGGATGGCAAAGCTGCTGGCTTTCGATGGTCTAATCGAGAATGCATACGATGCCGTTAGCGGAGCCGATTATGTCGGTGAAATCGCGACGGGCGTGCAGCTTGCAGCGATTAATCTGGGCCGTTTCATTCAAGAGCTGCTGCTGTGGAGCACGCAGGAATTCGCGGTGCTGCAGGTGGCGGCGCCCTATGTTCAAATCAGTTCGATCATGCCGCAGAAACGAAATCCGGTTTCGATTGAACATATGCGTTCACTCTTGTCCAGCTGTGTTGGTCTTACACAAACGGTTTTAAGTATGATACATAATACACCTTTCGGCGATATTGTTGATACGGAGGACGATATGCAGCCATACGCCTGGAAAAGTCTTGCCGTTCTCTCATCGGTGTATCGGCTATTGGCGAATGTGATCGCAACGCTATCCATCAACAAGGAGGCGCTGGAGGCTAGGGCAGAAGCAAGCTTCTCTACCGTCACGGAGCTGGCAGATACTTTGGTGCGGGAAGAGAAGCTTTCCTTCCGCACTGCCCATCATATTGTCAGTGCTTCTGTGCGCAAAGCGCTCGCTAACGGCAATGACAAACGATTCTTGACCTTGGGTGTGCTGAACGAGTCAGCGCTGGAGGTCATTGGCAGGAAGTTGTCATTCAATGAGGAGAAACTAGCGCTGGCCTTGAATGCCAAACATTTCGTTCAGGTCAGGACATTGATCGGAGGACCCAACGCCAACGAGGTGGAGCGGGCCTTGAATGGACAGACACAGCGATTAAACAATGATAAAGCGTGGCTCACCGATAAAAGAAGAGCCATACGCGCTGCACAAGAGAATGTTGAGCGCGAGCTTCAGAAGCTGTTCCTATAA
- a CDS encoding amidohydrolase family protein, whose translation MLFKNGFKVFDLHAHLPYQWPWAARNEFIELHKAERNERMRLTWDFPNQPDSEEEASRPLVDRWIDELDRHQIGGINFLTAWSNDDLAAQIQQYPDRMTGFAHHSIEEPNAAEELQRAVDELGLKGYKLFGPLVELPFHDPKLTPVWRFLAERKLPVLIHFGLLGHTGGIAQHLNINPLAIFNVAREYPEIPFIIPHFGAGYFQELLHLCWSCPNVHIDTSGSNQWIRWSPYELTLETLFRKTYELIGPERILFGTDSSAFPRGFVNRYLQDQVRVTRDLRFSETDIELIFGNNARKLLNINQPTYVSGGEKR comes from the coding sequence ATGTTGTTTAAAAATGGTTTCAAAGTGTTTGATTTGCACGCCCATCTGCCTTATCAATGGCCTTGGGCGGCGCGCAACGAATTTATTGAGCTTCACAAAGCGGAGCGCAACGAACGTATGCGCCTCACCTGGGATTTCCCCAACCAGCCCGATTCAGAAGAGGAAGCCAGCCGTCCGCTCGTAGATCGCTGGATAGATGAATTGGATCGCCATCAGATTGGCGGGATCAATTTCCTTACGGCCTGGAGCAATGATGATCTCGCTGCGCAAATACAGCAATATCCAGATCGTATGACGGGCTTTGCCCACCATTCGATAGAGGAGCCTAATGCGGCTGAGGAACTCCAGAGAGCTGTGGACGAACTTGGCTTGAAAGGCTATAAACTCTTCGGTCCCTTAGTGGAGCTTCCTTTTCATGATCCGAAACTGACCCCGGTTTGGCGCTTTTTGGCGGAAAGAAAGCTGCCGGTGCTGATCCATTTTGGACTTTTAGGTCATACGGGGGGCATTGCGCAGCATTTGAACATTAATCCTTTAGCAATCTTCAATGTAGCCAGGGAATATCCCGAAATTCCGTTCATTATTCCACACTTTGGTGCTGGGTACTTCCAAGAGCTGCTGCATTTGTGCTGGAGCTGCCCCAATGTACACATTGATACTTCGGGGTCCAATCAATGGATTCGCTGGAGTCCGTATGAATTGACACTGGAGACGTTATTTCGCAAGACGTACGAGCTGATTGGCCCTGAACGCATTCTTTTTGGAACGGATTCGAGTGCGTTTCCGCGAGGTTTCGTGAACCGTTACTTGCAGGATCAAGTAAGGGTAACAAGGGATCTGCGTTTTTCGGAAACAGACATCGAACTTATTTTTGGGAATAATGCCAGAAAACTGCTGAATATCAATCAGCCAACATATGTAAGTGGAGGAGAAAAAAGATGA
- a CDS encoding extracellular solute-binding protein, with protein sequence MTINNRTTKGAIVSSLGFVILLTGCSAGGSQPTATSVAASTSPSATQSAAATASSPAEKVTIEYWQYQFPAKVDLITKLIADFQKQNPNIEVKQTNFPYDQYNEKVATLVPAGKGPDVINLYYGWLPKYVASGYLQPLPDSAFSEDKIKAEFFPFVDTAKLNGKYYAIPTAVRTLALFYNKDLYTKAGLDPNKPPATWDELVSQGKKLTEKDKNGQYVVEGLAWQPNAQLHHWFRDALVYQAGGKDISDDRRKVLWKETPAGLEAFKYLIDLSFVHQLGTKDFYNDDITAFKGGHAAITIDGSFQLGAIKKDAPNLNYAIAPLPSYKDKATQVSFWANAITKNVQGKKLEAATKFLQFLTSKEVQEQWVEKVGELPAKKDVALQDIYKKDEKLGPFISQLSYAHAHYFVDEKLEKDYFTDAVDQVVLNKVPYDKAYDELVAKTQKLYDEYWAKQDKK encoded by the coding sequence ATGACAATCAATAACCGTACGACCAAGGGCGCGATCGTTTCATCCCTGGGATTTGTGATTTTGTTAACCGGATGCTCGGCAGGAGGCAGTCAGCCAACAGCGACGTCAGTGGCAGCCAGCACTAGTCCTAGTGCAACTCAGAGCGCTGCAGCAACCGCATCCAGCCCAGCTGAAAAGGTGACCATCGAATACTGGCAGTATCAGTTTCCCGCAAAGGTCGACCTGATCACAAAACTAATCGCCGATTTTCAAAAGCAAAATCCGAATATAGAAGTCAAGCAGACGAACTTCCCGTATGATCAGTACAACGAAAAAGTAGCCACGCTCGTTCCGGCGGGGAAAGGTCCGGATGTTATCAATCTGTACTATGGCTGGCTGCCCAAATACGTTGCATCCGGCTATCTGCAGCCTTTGCCGGACAGCGCCTTCTCCGAGGATAAAATCAAGGCAGAGTTCTTCCCGTTCGTGGACACAGCGAAGCTGAACGGCAAATATTATGCGATTCCGACAGCCGTTCGGACGCTCGCTTTATTTTACAATAAAGATCTATATACCAAGGCTGGGCTTGATCCGAACAAACCGCCTGCGACGTGGGATGAACTGGTTTCACAGGGCAAGAAGCTGACGGAAAAGGATAAAAACGGCCAATATGTCGTAGAAGGACTAGCTTGGCAGCCGAACGCTCAATTGCATCACTGGTTCCGCGATGCGCTCGTTTATCAGGCTGGCGGCAAAGATATCAGCGATGATCGACGCAAAGTTTTGTGGAAAGAAACACCTGCGGGCCTAGAGGCATTCAAATATTTAATTGACCTGTCATTTGTGCATCAATTGGGCACCAAGGACTTCTACAATGATGATATTACAGCGTTTAAAGGCGGTCATGCCGCAATTACGATCGACGGATCTTTCCAGCTTGGCGCGATCAAAAAGGATGCTCCAAATTTGAATTATGCCATCGCCCCACTGCCTTCATATAAAGATAAAGCGACACAGGTGTCCTTCTGGGCGAATGCCATCACCAAAAACGTGCAGGGCAAAAAGCTTGAAGCCGCAACGAAGTTCTTGCAATTTCTGACAAGCAAAGAAGTGCAGGAGCAGTGGGTTGAGAAGGTAGGGGAACTCCCGGCCAAGAAGGATGTAGCGCTGCAAGATATCTATAAAAAGGATGAGAAACTGGGGCCGTTCATTAGCCAACTGTCTTATGCGCATGCGCACTATTTTGTAGATGAGAAGTTGGAAAAAGACTATTTCACGGATGCCGTCGATCAAGTGGTATTGAACAAAGTACCCTACGACAAAGCTTATGACGAGCTCGTTGCCAAAACGCAAAAGCTATATGACGAGTATTGGGCCAAACAGGATAAAAAATAA
- a CDS encoding carbohydrate ABC transporter permease, which produces MVRHKYVFVYSCLLIPLLFFLGIRIAPILYSFNISVREWDMLSEEKPFIGLQNFVQLFHDEIFLIALRNTVKYVVIGVPVQLLAGLAIALLLQRVNRFKGLFRTLYFIPYVTSVVAVSWVFRWTLLKNGIVNAWLIKIGLEPQLFLGSPSQGIYVVIAVMIWQSVGFQMLIFLTGLETIPKSYEEAAAIDGANSWQRLWHITLPLLNPVIVFSVVIASISFLQSFTQILNMTGGGPLNSTISMVLYIYNLAFKHFKMGEAAAATIILFVIILSLSLIQMKVLNRRVDYE; this is translated from the coding sequence ATGGTCAGGCATAAGTATGTCTTCGTCTACAGCTGCTTGCTGATTCCATTATTGTTTTTTCTAGGCATTCGTATCGCGCCTATCTTGTATTCGTTCAACATCAGTGTGCGGGAGTGGGATATGCTGTCGGAAGAAAAGCCCTTCATTGGGCTGCAAAATTTTGTTCAGCTGTTTCACGATGAGATCTTTCTCATTGCCTTGCGGAACACGGTTAAATACGTTGTTATTGGTGTGCCGGTGCAGCTGCTGGCTGGTCTCGCTATTGCGCTTTTGCTGCAGCGGGTGAATCGCTTCAAAGGTTTATTTCGCACCTTGTATTTTATCCCATATGTCACAAGTGTTGTAGCTGTTAGTTGGGTGTTTCGATGGACGCTGTTGAAGAATGGCATTGTGAATGCTTGGCTGATTAAAATTGGTTTGGAACCGCAGCTCTTTCTCGGCTCACCTTCCCAAGGGATCTATGTCGTTATTGCTGTTATGATTTGGCAAAGTGTCGGTTTCCAAATGCTGATTTTCCTAACAGGCTTGGAGACGATCCCCAAATCCTATGAGGAAGCGGCGGCCATTGATGGCGCGAATAGTTGGCAGCGACTGTGGCATATCACCTTGCCCTTGCTGAACCCAGTCATTGTATTTTCGGTTGTCATCGCCAGTATAAGTTTCCTGCAATCTTTTACACAGATCTTAAATATGACAGGCGGAGGGCCGCTGAACTCAACTATATCTATGGTGCTTTATATTTATAATTTGGCTTTTAAGCATTTCAAAATGGGAGAGGCTGCCGCAGCAACCATCATCCTGTTCGTCATCATTCTCTCGTTGTCCCTGATCCAAATGAAAGTGCTGAACAGGCGAGTCGATTATGAGTAA
- a CDS encoding carbohydrate ABC transporter permease: MSKGGGVLRKAAWYLLLSVGSIGMIFPLVWMIATSLKDSTDAFSLSVIPTGLTLDNYVEVFKKTPFTQWVRNSLVVAVITTLSVCLFDTVIGYVLAKFTFVGKKLIFVAILSTLMVPTEMLIIPWYLLTVKFGWVDSYAGILFPGLISAFGIFLMKQFLESLPSDLLDAARIDGMNEWSIMLRIAVPLVKPALATLCILSFLGSWNAFIWPLIVTQTPEHLTIPVGISYFSSELKDRASWVLVMTGASLSVIPLIVLFFVFQKQIIRGIALTGFK, translated from the coding sequence ATGAGTAAAGGAGGTGGGGTTCTGCGTAAAGCAGCTTGGTATTTGCTATTGAGTGTGGGCAGTATCGGGATGATTTTTCCGCTGGTTTGGATGATTGCTACGTCGTTGAAGGATTCAACGGACGCTTTCTCGCTAAGCGTGATACCGACGGGGCTGACACTAGACAATTATGTGGAAGTGTTTAAAAAGACCCCGTTCACCCAGTGGGTTCGAAACAGCTTGGTTGTCGCTGTGATCACAACGTTAAGTGTTTGTCTTTTTGATACAGTCATCGGCTATGTATTGGCTAAATTCACTTTTGTCGGCAAGAAGCTGATTTTTGTTGCGATCCTTAGTACGCTGATGGTCCCTACCGAAATGTTGATCATTCCTTGGTATTTGCTGACGGTCAAGTTCGGGTGGGTAGATTCCTATGCGGGCATTTTATTTCCGGGCTTGATCTCGGCGTTTGGTATCTTCCTGATGAAACAGTTCTTGGAATCATTGCCTAGCGATCTATTGGATGCGGCCCGAATCGATGGCATGAACGAGTGGAGCATCATGCTGCGCATTGCCGTTCCGCTTGTGAAGCCGGCGCTCGCTACCTTGTGCATCCTGTCTTTCTTAGGCAGCTGGAACGCGTTTATCTGGCCGCTGATCGTCACACAAACTCCGGAGCATCTGACGATTCCGGTAGGGATTTCTTATTTCTCCAGCGAGCTGAAAGACCGCGCCAGCTGGGTGTTGGTAATGACTGGCGCCTCTTTGTCGGTCATCCCGCTCATTGTCTTGTTTTTCGTTTTCCAGAAACAGATTATTCGGGGAATTGCTTTGACGGGTTTTAAATAA